The proteins below come from a single Sinorhizobium fredii genomic window:
- a CDS encoding isocitrate lyase/PEP mutase family protein, translated as MDDKRALFRKLHEGPEAFIIPNPWDIGTARILAAMGFPALATTSAGMAFSLGLPEGSASREQTLAHCGAIVDATPLPVSADLEKGFGDDPKSAAETVAAAAGIGLAGCSLEDHTGDRSRPIFDFALAVERIEAAAEASRSLPHDFVLTARCENFLWGRADLDDTIRRLQAFERAGADVLYAPGLADLNSIRAVCDALTKPVNVVMGMPGATFSLADLAEAGAKRISVGSALARLAYGAMVDAAREMRSQGTFRFSEKAMGFAELEGLFRASS; from the coding sequence ATGGACGACAAGCGCGCATTGTTTCGGAAGTTGCATGAGGGCCCCGAAGCCTTCATCATTCCCAATCCCTGGGACATCGGCACCGCCAGAATCCTGGCGGCCATGGGTTTCCCAGCTCTTGCCACGACCAGCGCCGGCATGGCGTTCTCGCTCGGCTTGCCAGAGGGTTCCGCCTCGCGCGAACAGACGCTTGCCCACTGCGGGGCGATCGTCGATGCGACGCCACTGCCGGTTTCGGCCGATCTCGAAAAAGGCTTCGGAGACGATCCCAAGAGTGCTGCGGAGACCGTCGCGGCGGCGGCCGGCATCGGCTTGGCCGGCTGTTCCCTCGAAGACCACACGGGAGATCGGAGCCGTCCGATCTTCGACTTCGCTCTGGCGGTCGAGCGGATCGAGGCGGCCGCCGAGGCCTCTCGGTCCCTTCCTCACGATTTCGTTCTGACGGCTCGGTGCGAGAATTTCCTCTGGGGACGCGCCGATCTCGACGACACGATCAGGCGGCTGCAAGCTTTCGAGCGGGCCGGGGCCGATGTGCTCTACGCGCCCGGCCTGGCCGACCTCAATTCGATCCGAGCTGTGTGCGATGCCCTCACGAAGCCGGTCAACGTCGTGATGGGCATGCCGGGGGCAACGTTCAGCCTGGCGGATCTGGCCGAGGCCGGAGCGAAGCGCATCAGTGTCGGTTCCGCCCTGGCGCGCCTTGCTTACGGTGCAATGGTGGACGCTGCGCGGGAGATGCGGTCGCAGGGGACCTTCCGGTTCTCGGAGAAAGCCATGGGCTTTGCGGAACTGGAGGGATTATTCCGCGCATCATCATAG
- a CDS encoding LacI family DNA-binding transcriptional regulator — protein MSNSPPATIEDVARIAEVSIATVSRAIHMPEKVAKSTRLKVNQAIAITGYTTNAMARSLRLGRSNMILVVAPDIGDPNFSSILVGLENEARAHGYGVLIGHTQNDAQRGLEYLKFFNSYQAAGLILFTGILPFGHQAATDSLPPSVGVFEPVFNGGIPYVGVDDVEGARKAVDLLISEGHRRIAFIGDSNTRLAYRRRRSGYEAGLAAAGIPLNRQLVLDGDGTVESGRLALEQFFMRDDLPTAFMCVNDQTALGVSIGLKARGYDIPDHFSVTGFDDVPQASFMTPSLTTIRQPRTAIGKQAMVLLLDMLSDRAASETEILLRPDLVVRNSVGPPPARR, from the coding sequence GTGTCCAATTCCCCGCCCGCAACCATTGAAGACGTCGCACGGATCGCCGAAGTGTCGATCGCGACGGTTTCAAGGGCCATTCACATGCCGGAAAAGGTTGCCAAATCAACGCGGCTCAAGGTCAATCAGGCGATCGCGATTACCGGCTACACGACCAACGCCATGGCGCGCAGCCTGAGGCTGGGGCGATCAAACATGATCCTTGTGGTCGCACCCGATATCGGCGACCCGAATTTCTCCAGCATTCTGGTTGGCCTCGAAAACGAAGCTCGCGCGCACGGCTACGGCGTGCTGATCGGCCATACTCAAAACGATGCGCAGCGTGGATTGGAGTATCTGAAGTTCTTCAATTCCTACCAAGCCGCAGGTCTGATCCTGTTTACCGGCATCCTTCCCTTCGGCCATCAGGCCGCGACCGATAGTCTACCGCCGAGCGTCGGCGTTTTCGAACCCGTCTTCAACGGAGGCATCCCCTATGTCGGAGTTGATGACGTCGAAGGGGCACGAAAGGCCGTTGATTTGCTCATTTCCGAAGGCCATCGCCGCATCGCGTTCATCGGCGACTCCAACACGCGTCTTGCCTATCGCCGGCGCCGGTCGGGATACGAGGCCGGACTTGCCGCGGCCGGCATCCCGCTGAACCGCCAACTGGTCCTCGACGGCGATGGCACAGTCGAAAGCGGTAGATTGGCGCTGGAACAGTTCTTCATGCGCGATGACCTGCCGACGGCCTTCATGTGCGTCAACGACCAGACGGCGCTCGGCGTTTCGATCGGCCTCAAGGCTCGCGGCTACGATATTCCGGACCACTTTTCGGTCACCGGCTTCGACGACGTCCCACAAGCAAGTTTCATGACGCCGTCGCTGACCACAATCCGCCAACCACGCACCGCGATCGGAAAACAGGCGATGGTATTGTTGCTCGACATGCTCTCGGACCGAGCTGCCTCCGAAACTGAAATCCTGCTGAGGCCAGACCTTGTAGTGCGCAATTCCGTCGGGCCACCCCCGGCCCGGCGATAG
- a CDS encoding ABC transporter permease: protein MSVNQERSQEAIRRRSWRDIDLRAVAPFVALALLLLVGALVNPNFISINNLANVATRSAFIAIIAVGATFVISSGDLDLSVGAMVAFIASLMILFMNSGVVADPVLMLLAAILFTIAAGALCGLTNGLITTVGKIEPFIATLGTMGIYRGLTTWLSQGGAITLKEPQLQEMYRPAYFGTILGVPVPIVVILAVTAVAAFILYRTRYGRHVVAVGSNRDVARYSGISVNRVRTVAFVIQGLCVAAAVLLYVPRLGSTSATTGILWELQAITAVVVGGTALKGGAGRVWGTICGAFILELVGNIMLLSNFISEYLIGAIQGAIIIIAMLVQRSLVRKP from the coding sequence ATGAGCGTGAACCAGGAACGCAGCCAGGAGGCGATCCGCCGACGCAGCTGGCGTGACATAGATCTGAGAGCCGTGGCGCCATTCGTTGCCCTGGCCTTGCTGCTGCTGGTGGGCGCGCTGGTCAATCCCAACTTCATCAGCATCAACAACCTCGCCAATGTCGCCACCCGAAGCGCCTTCATCGCCATCATCGCAGTCGGCGCGACCTTCGTGATTTCGTCGGGGGATCTGGACCTCTCCGTCGGGGCCATGGTCGCCTTCATCGCCAGCCTGATGATCCTGTTCATGAATTCCGGTGTCGTCGCCGACCCCGTGCTCATGTTGCTGGCAGCGATCCTGTTCACCATAGCTGCCGGCGCGCTCTGCGGTCTCACCAACGGGCTGATTACCACGGTGGGCAAGATCGAGCCCTTCATCGCCACGCTCGGCACCATGGGTATCTATCGCGGATTGACGACCTGGCTTTCGCAGGGCGGAGCGATCACCCTCAAGGAGCCGCAACTCCAGGAGATGTACCGTCCCGCCTATTTCGGCACGATCCTCGGCGTGCCGGTTCCGATCGTCGTGATCCTCGCCGTGACCGCAGTTGCCGCCTTCATCCTCTATCGCACCCGTTACGGGCGGCACGTCGTTGCCGTCGGCTCCAATCGCGATGTCGCGCGATATTCCGGCATCTCCGTCAACCGCGTCCGCACCGTCGCTTTCGTAATCCAGGGCCTATGCGTGGCCGCAGCCGTGCTGCTTTATGTGCCGCGCCTTGGCTCGACCTCGGCGACGACGGGCATTCTCTGGGAGCTGCAGGCGATCACCGCCGTCGTCGTCGGCGGCACGGCGCTCAAGGGCGGCGCGGGCCGCGTGTGGGGCACCATCTGCGGAGCGTTCATCCTCGAACTGGTCGGCAACATCATGCTGCTGTCCAACTTCATCAGCGAATACCTGATCGGTGCCATTCAGGGTGCGATCATCATTATTGCGATGCTCGTACAGCGCTCGCTGGTACGCAAACCGTGA
- a CDS encoding dihydrodipicolinate synthase family protein, which produces MTLFTGLSAFSMTPTDAAGNVDTGALARLLERIHLAGVDSIGLLGSTGGYAFLSRGERRRAVEAAMDCVGGKTPVIVGVGALRTDEAQALARDARSAGADGLLLAPMSYTPLFEEEVYRHFAAVADAGQLPLCIYNNPGTTKFTFSDALIARLSKVAHIAAVKMPLPQDDAFEGEMARLRGETPRGFSIGYSGDWGAAAALLAGCDAWYSVIAGLLPSEALALTRAAQASDVAEVERLDQAFQPLWSLFKAFGSFRVMYAIAEALGLCRADPPCPILPLPQSETAGVKNALDRVLG; this is translated from the coding sequence GTGACGCTCTTCACCGGCCTTTCGGCCTTTTCCATGACCCCGACCGATGCTGCCGGCAATGTCGACACGGGCGCACTTGCGCGTTTGCTCGAGCGTATTCATCTCGCCGGGGTCGACTCGATCGGGCTGCTTGGCAGCACGGGCGGCTACGCCTTTCTCTCACGTGGCGAGCGGCGACGCGCCGTCGAGGCGGCGATGGATTGCGTCGGCGGAAAGACGCCTGTCATCGTCGGCGTCGGGGCGCTTCGAACCGACGAGGCGCAGGCATTGGCGCGGGATGCCAGGTCCGCCGGCGCTGACGGCTTGCTGCTGGCGCCCATGTCCTATACGCCGCTCTTCGAAGAAGAGGTCTACCGGCACTTCGCCGCTGTCGCCGATGCGGGGCAATTGCCGCTCTGCATCTACAACAATCCGGGCACCACGAAATTCACCTTCAGCGACGCGTTGATTGCGCGGCTCTCGAAGGTCGCGCACATCGCGGCGGTGAAGATGCCATTGCCGCAGGACGACGCCTTCGAGGGCGAAATGGCGCGCCTTCGCGGCGAAACACCGCGAGGTTTCTCGATCGGCTACAGTGGCGATTGGGGAGCGGCGGCGGCGCTGCTGGCAGGCTGCGACGCCTGGTACAGCGTGATCGCCGGCCTCTTGCCCTCGGAAGCCTTGGCGCTTACCCGGGCCGCGCAAGCCAGCGATGTTGCCGAGGTCGAGCGGCTCGACCAGGCATTTCAACCCTTGTGGAGCCTGTTCAAGGCGTTCGGCAGCTTCCGCGTCATGTACGCGATCGCGGAAGCGCTCGGCCTTTGCCGGGCCGACCCGCCGTGCCCGATTTTGCCATTGCCGCAATCCGAAACGGCAGGAGTGAAGAACGCCCTTGATCGCGTGCTTGGCTGA
- a CDS encoding substrate-binding domain-containing protein, with amino-acid sequence MRKKLFGLTLAAMTALAGVTHAQEEKKVTVGVSIPAADHGWTAGVVFHAERVAKLLMEHNPGLNVIVKTSPDPASQANAVQDLETQGIDALVILPTDPDPLVNAIKEVKGKGTFVALVDRAPSVNDNSVRDLYVAGNNPALGQVAGEYIKTTTPEAEVVVIRGLPIPIDQQRQDGFDKGIEGSNVKVLDRQYGNWNRDDAFKVMQDYLTKYPKIDVVWCQDDDMAVGVLQAIEQAKRTDIQYIVAGAGSKEMIKKVMDGDKMVPVDVLYPPAMIGTALEMTVANFYGQVPVRGVYTIDATLVTKDNAKDFYFPDSPF; translated from the coding sequence ATGCGCAAGAAGCTATTCGGCCTTACCCTCGCAGCCATGACAGCGCTGGCTGGCGTGACGCACGCTCAGGAGGAAAAGAAAGTGACGGTGGGCGTGTCTATCCCGGCGGCCGACCATGGCTGGACGGCCGGCGTGGTCTTCCATGCCGAGCGCGTCGCCAAGCTCCTGATGGAGCACAATCCGGGCCTGAACGTGATCGTCAAGACATCGCCCGATCCGGCAAGCCAGGCCAACGCCGTGCAGGATCTAGAGACACAGGGCATCGATGCGCTTGTTATCCTGCCCACCGATCCAGATCCGCTGGTCAACGCCATCAAGGAGGTGAAGGGCAAGGGTACTTTCGTCGCGCTTGTCGACCGCGCGCCAAGCGTCAACGACAATTCGGTGCGTGATCTCTATGTCGCGGGCAACAACCCCGCCCTCGGCCAGGTCGCCGGCGAATACATCAAGACAACGACGCCGGAGGCCGAAGTCGTCGTCATCCGCGGCCTTCCGATCCCGATCGACCAGCAGCGACAGGACGGTTTCGACAAGGGCATCGAAGGCTCAAACGTCAAGGTTCTCGACCGCCAGTACGGCAATTGGAACCGTGACGATGCCTTCAAGGTCATGCAGGACTACCTAACCAAATACCCGAAGATCGACGTCGTCTGGTGCCAGGACGACGACATGGCCGTCGGCGTACTGCAGGCCATCGAGCAGGCAAAGCGAACCGACATCCAGTACATCGTCGCCGGCGCCGGCTCAAAGGAAATGATCAAGAAGGTCATGGACGGCGACAAAATGGTCCCCGTCGACGTGCTCTATCCGCCGGCAATGATCGGCACCGCCCTCGAAATGACCGTCGCCAATTTCTACGGCCAGGTTCCGGTCCGCGGCGTCTACACGATTGACGCGACGCTGGTGACCAAGGACAACGCGAAGGACTTCTACTTCCCGGACTCGCCGTTCTGA
- a CDS encoding Lrp/AsnC family transcriptional regulator, with protein sequence MDQNTDDVRRKRLPERDLDAMDRKLLGVLVEDATTSYAELGDRVGLSPPAAHERVKRLRRSGAIRRVAALIDPEAVGKTLLAFVHVDTTGWGKTQALLAIEEYPEVEEIHSVAGDTCMLLKVRTESTHALEGLLARLYDTPGVKATRSYVVLSTYLERPVQPGTTSEWPAVVKS encoded by the coding sequence ATGGATCAAAATACAGACGACGTTCGGCGGAAGCGCCTGCCGGAGCGCGACCTCGATGCAATGGACCGAAAACTATTAGGCGTGCTGGTCGAGGACGCGACGACGAGCTACGCCGAGCTCGGCGACCGCGTCGGGCTTTCGCCGCCGGCCGCGCATGAGCGTGTGAAGCGCCTTCGGCGTTCCGGGGCGATCCGGCGCGTGGCGGCGCTGATCGATCCCGAGGCCGTCGGCAAGACGCTGCTCGCCTTCGTCCATGTGGATACGACCGGCTGGGGCAAGACTCAGGCGCTGCTGGCGATCGAGGAATATCCGGAGGTGGAGGAGATCCACTCGGTCGCAGGCGACACCTGCATGCTGCTCAAGGTGAGAACCGAAAGCACCCATGCGCTCGAAGGCCTGCTGGCGCGCCTTTACGACACACCCGGCGTCAAGGCGACGCGGAGCTATGTCGTGTTGTCGACCTATCTGGAGCGGCCGGTGCAGCCCGGCACGACGAGCGAATGGCCGGCCGTGGTGAAGAGCTGA
- a CDS encoding sugar ABC transporter ATP-binding protein translates to MTTEVDGGAPVVLSARRISKSFSGVQVLFSVDFELRQGEIHALMGENGAGKSTLVKILSGFEQPTSGEILLDGRSVKLPPNGAAEALGIVIIHQEFNLAEHLTVTESLFLGREVTRFGVLDRRFMRAETRRVLELLGSQVDENAMIGSLSIAEKQMVEIAKAISRDARVVFMDEPTAVLSREETNFLFRLVRKLRDKGTSFVFVSHKLDEVMELTDRVTVLRDGQWIKTAPTSILDGEAIAQLMVGRELSSLYPAKTEPDVDEEVVLRVDSISTGYVRDASFEVRRGEILGFSGLIGSGRTELMEAVVGLRSRAAGEVLVRGQPVPSGDVHAANKAGLAYMTKDRKAKGLLLNAGMMANLTLQSLGRHARLGYLDPGSEQAALVKARRRFDIRVRDDSVVVGRMSGGNQQKLLLAKVMETDPGIIIIDEPTRGIDVGTKQQIYHFISALARDGRSIIVVSSEMPEIIGLCSRVAVMREGHIAGILEGDEISEQEIMRYAAGLKKKTAA, encoded by the coding sequence ATGACCACGGAGGTTGACGGCGGTGCTCCCGTCGTGCTGTCCGCGCGCCGCATCAGCAAGTCGTTCAGCGGCGTGCAGGTGCTGTTCAGCGTCGATTTTGAGCTGCGCCAGGGCGAGATCCATGCGCTCATGGGGGAGAATGGCGCCGGCAAGTCCACGCTCGTCAAGATTCTCTCCGGCTTCGAACAGCCGACTTCGGGCGAGATCCTGCTGGACGGCAGGTCGGTGAAGCTTCCTCCCAATGGCGCTGCCGAAGCGCTCGGCATCGTTATCATCCACCAGGAGTTTAATCTCGCCGAACACCTAACCGTCACCGAGAGCCTGTTTCTCGGCCGCGAGGTAACGCGTTTCGGTGTGCTCGACCGCAGGTTCATGCGCGCGGAGACGCGCCGTGTGCTCGAACTCCTCGGCTCGCAGGTCGACGAGAACGCGATGATCGGCTCCCTTTCTATTGCAGAAAAGCAAATGGTCGAGATCGCCAAGGCCATCAGCCGCGACGCCCGTGTCGTCTTCATGGACGAGCCGACCGCAGTGCTGTCGCGTGAGGAGACGAACTTCCTGTTCCGGCTGGTGCGCAAACTGCGCGACAAGGGAACGAGTTTCGTCTTCGTATCGCACAAGCTCGATGAAGTCATGGAACTCACCGACCGCGTGACGGTGTTGCGCGACGGCCAGTGGATCAAGACGGCGCCGACCTCCATTCTCGATGGCGAGGCGATTGCGCAACTGATGGTTGGCCGAGAACTGTCGAGCCTCTATCCGGCCAAGACCGAACCCGACGTCGACGAGGAGGTCGTGCTTCGGGTCGATTCGATATCAACAGGCTATGTCCGAGATGCCAGCTTTGAGGTCCGTCGCGGCGAGATTCTCGGCTTTTCCGGGCTGATCGGCTCTGGTCGCACCGAATTGATGGAGGCGGTCGTCGGGCTTCGCTCGCGCGCTGCGGGCGAGGTCCTGGTTCGTGGCCAGCCAGTGCCGTCGGGCGACGTGCATGCGGCCAACAAGGCCGGGCTAGCCTATATGACCAAGGATCGGAAGGCCAAGGGTCTGTTGCTCAACGCCGGCATGATGGCGAACCTGACGCTGCAGTCGCTCGGCCGCCATGCTCGCCTGGGTTATCTCGACCCGGGAAGCGAGCAGGCGGCTCTCGTCAAGGCGCGCCGCCGCTTCGATATCCGTGTCAGGGATGACAGCGTCGTCGTCGGTCGCATGTCCGGCGGCAACCAGCAAAAATTGCTGCTCGCCAAGGTCATGGAGACCGACCCGGGCATCATCATCATCGACGAGCCGACTCGCGGCATCGATGTCGGCACCAAGCAGCAGATCTATCACTTCATCTCGGCGCTGGCCCGGGACGGTCGCTCGATCATCGTCGTCTCGTCCGAGATGCCCGAGATCATCGGCCTCTGCAGTCGCGTGGCGGTCATGCGCGAGGGCCATATCGCCGGCATTCTCGAGGGAGACGAGATCTCTGAGCAGGAGATCATGCGCTATGCGGCCGGCCTGAAGAAGAAGACGGCGGCTTGA
- a CDS encoding VOC family protein: protein MEKNTICLWYDKDAEAAARFYAEVFPDSSVGAVQRAPSDFPSGKEGDVLTVEFTVAGIPCLGLNGGPTFKHNEAFSFQIATDDQEETDRYWNAIVGNGGQESACGWCKDKWGISWQITPRVLTDALSAGGGEAKRAFEAMMTMGKIDVAAIEAARRG from the coding sequence ATGGAGAAGAACACGATTTGCCTCTGGTACGACAAGGACGCCGAGGCTGCCGCTCGCTTCTACGCGGAGGTCTTTCCCGACAGCAGCGTGGGGGCCGTGCAACGTGCACCCAGTGACTTCCCGTCCGGCAAGGAGGGCGACGTGTTGACGGTCGAATTCACGGTCGCGGGCATTCCTTGTCTCGGCCTCAACGGAGGCCCGACCTTCAAGCACAACGAAGCCTTCTCGTTCCAGATCGCCACCGACGATCAGGAGGAGACCGACCGCTACTGGAACGCCATTGTCGGCAATGGCGGCCAGGAGAGCGCCTGCGGCTGGTGCAAGGACAAGTGGGGGATCTCCTGGCAAATCACCCCGCGCGTATTGACCGACGCGCTGTCGGCCGGCGGCGGCGAGGCAAAGCGCGCCTTCGAGGCGATGATGACGATGGGGAAGATCGACGTCGCCGCGATCGAGGCGGCCCGGCGCGGCTGA
- a CDS encoding LysE family translocator gives MSTSVHQLLLVYAAYVIAAASPGPSNMQIMGVAMNNGRRAALLLAAGVVSGSIFWGMMAATGISALLTRYAEALIVLKIFGGLYLLYLAFKAARAALSSGDKAVQPSGGDALCGSALYRRGLLMHLTNPKSVLAWIALVTLGLGPETSWHRLGAILGGCAALSVTIFCGYAVVFSTAPMVRLYRRARRWIEGLLAVFFGVAGLRLLLSRA, from the coding sequence TTGTCCACCTCCGTCCACCAGCTTCTGCTTGTCTACGCCGCCTATGTGATCGCCGCCGCCAGTCCGGGCCCCAGCAACATGCAGATCATGGGCGTTGCGATGAATAACGGCAGACGGGCAGCACTCCTCCTGGCAGCCGGCGTCGTCAGCGGATCGATCTTCTGGGGCATGATGGCCGCCACCGGCATCTCGGCCCTGCTGACCCGCTACGCCGAAGCCCTGATCGTACTCAAAATCTTCGGCGGCCTCTATCTCCTCTATCTCGCCTTCAAGGCTGCAAGGGCGGCTCTATCTTCCGGCGACAAGGCGGTACAGCCGTCGGGCGGTGATGCCCTCTGCGGATCGGCTCTCTATCGGCGGGGATTGCTGATGCATCTCACCAATCCGAAATCCGTGCTCGCATGGATCGCCTTGGTGACGCTCGGTCTCGGACCGGAAACGTCGTGGCACAGGCTCGGCGCGATCCTCGGCGGCTGCGCGGCTCTGAGCGTCACCATCTTTTGCGGCTATGCCGTTGTATTTTCGACCGCGCCGATGGTGCGCCTCTATCGCCGCGCGCGGCGCTGGATCGAAGGTCTGTTGGCCGTGTTTTTCGGCGTGGCCGGCCTGCGGCTGTTGCTGTCTCGCGCTTGA
- a CDS encoding MFS transporter, producing the protein MTNIDQSASSSADRARIPPFALLLTASIGVIGSNSLALGPIAPEVSLSLGTGVPAVMTASAAFGLGTAASAVFLGRLIDRHGPRRMLAAALLLLAGGLATSAAAPALPLLVAAQLVVGIAAGIALPAIYTLASVIAPAGRESETIGLVLTGWTLSMVAGVPLSAAIADFAGWRAVYLVVAGAALTACAGVRRAAVREGPAGRTTSPLAALGVPGAASLLVACAAFMAAFYGVYAYIGDHLHGALGLPVSSNGLLAASYGLGFGGAAFLDRLIDRFGAARLLPLIFLAVAGVYVAMSAASGSYPALLAVVFLWGLANHFGLNVLIVRLTALDPARRGAILGLNSGVTYLALFAGTLGFGAAYAGTDFYVLPLAAAGLMLAAAVSAARAPRHSSMQ; encoded by the coding sequence ATGACGAACATCGATCAATCCGCTTCCTCATCCGCCGACCGGGCTCGCATTCCGCCCTTTGCCCTGCTGCTGACCGCCTCGATCGGCGTCATCGGCTCCAATTCGCTGGCGCTCGGGCCGATCGCGCCGGAGGTGTCGCTAAGCCTCGGCACCGGCGTGCCAGCGGTGATGACGGCTTCCGCCGCTTTCGGACTCGGCACCGCGGCGAGCGCCGTCTTCCTCGGCCGCCTCATCGATCGGCACGGCCCGCGCCGCATGCTCGCGGCAGCGCTGCTACTTTTGGCCGGCGGACTTGCCACAAGCGCCGCCGCGCCGGCGTTGCCGCTGTTGGTCGCAGCCCAGCTCGTCGTCGGGATTGCCGCGGGCATTGCGCTTCCCGCCATCTATACGCTGGCCTCGGTGATCGCCCCGGCCGGGCGCGAGAGCGAGACGATCGGCCTGGTGCTGACCGGCTGGACGCTGAGCATGGTGGCCGGGGTGCCGCTGTCGGCGGCGATCGCCGATTTCGCCGGCTGGCGGGCGGTCTATCTCGTCGTCGCCGGAGCAGCGCTGACGGCCTGCGCCGGCGTTCGGCGCGCGGCGGTGCGGGAAGGACCCGCCGGAAGGACGACCTCGCCGCTAGCGGCGCTCGGCGTGCCCGGCGCGGCCTCGCTTCTTGTCGCCTGCGCGGCCTTCATGGCGGCTTTCTATGGGGTCTATGCCTATATCGGCGACCATTTGCATGGCGCCCTCGGCCTGCCCGTCAGCTCCAACGGCCTCCTTGCGGCCTCCTACGGCTTAGGCTTCGGTGGCGCGGCCTTCCTCGACCGTCTGATCGATCGCTTCGGTGCGGCGAGGCTGCTGCCGCTAATTTTTCTCGCGGTCGCCGGCGTCTATGTCGCGATGTCGGCAGCAAGCGGCTCCTATCCGGCGCTGCTCGCCGTCGTCTTTCTCTGGGGGCTCGCCAACCATTTCGGGCTGAACGTCCTCATCGTGCGGCTGACGGCGCTCGATCCCGCCCGACGCGGTGCGATCTTGGGGCTGAACAGCGGCGTCACCTATCTCGCCCTCTTTGCCGGCACGCTCGGCTTCGGCGCCGCCTATGCCGGGACGGATTTTTACGTTCTGCCGCTGGCCGCGGCGGGGCTGATGCTGGCCGCCGCAGTCTCGGCAGCCCGCGCGCCGCGCCACTCCTCAATGCAGTAG
- a CDS encoding LysE/ArgO family amino acid transporter: MNFSVYVTGLMMGLSLIVAIGAQNAFVLRQGLRNEHVFAVCLACALSDTLLIVLGVTSFRQIATLLPWLDPAMRYGGAAFLIWYGAKNLYSALRSSGALAAGEERASSFRQTVLTCLALTWLNPHVYLDTVVLLGTISTRFPSGELSFTTGAVTASFLFFFSLGYGATWLRPIFSNPLSWRILETLIAFTMWMIASKLLTGM; the protein is encoded by the coding sequence ATGAATTTTTCGGTTTATGTCACAGGCCTGATGATGGGGCTCAGCCTGATTGTGGCGATCGGCGCGCAGAATGCCTTTGTGCTGCGCCAGGGGCTGCGCAACGAGCACGTGTTCGCCGTCTGCCTTGCCTGCGCCCTGTCCGATACCTTGCTGATCGTCCTGGGGGTGACCAGCTTCCGGCAGATTGCCACGCTTCTGCCTTGGCTCGATCCGGCCATGCGCTATGGCGGGGCGGCGTTCCTGATCTGGTACGGCGCCAAGAATCTCTATTCCGCCCTGCGGTCGTCCGGAGCCTTGGCGGCCGGAGAGGAGAGAGCGTCGAGCTTTCGGCAGACCGTTCTGACATGCCTGGCGCTCACCTGGCTCAATCCGCATGTCTATCTCGACACGGTCGTGTTGCTCGGCACGATCTCGACCCGATTTCCGAGTGGCGAGCTTTCGTTCACGACAGGCGCCGTCACCGCCTCCTTCCTGTTCTTCTTTTCGCTCGGCTATGGCGCCACATGGCTGCGACCGATCTTCTCAAACCCGCTGTCCTGGCGAATCCTGGAAACGCTCATTGCTTTTACAATGTGGATGATCGCCTCTAAACTCTTGACCGGAATGTGA
- a CDS encoding LysR family transcriptional regulator ArgP, which produces MLDYSALRAVTAVVQTGSFEKAAGVLNVTPSAVSQRVKQLEERLGVVLIARGNPCTATEKGEWLCRHMENVGMLEGELLAHLPALVGPGERRQRVTLNIATSADSLGTWFVAAVSNFAKRSPYLLNIALDDEDHTAEWLQKGRVIAAVTSLEKPIQGCRRVSLGTLRYHATASPDFVARHFTEGVTPEAITSAPALTFNQKDRLQSRWIRQALGEELTYPTHWLPSTQGFLEASLAGMGWAMNPIQLARDHLESGRLVELIPGTPLDVPLYWQINRLAADRLTELTREVTLVAKHSLLH; this is translated from the coding sequence ATGCTCGATTATTCCGCTCTCCGTGCCGTCACGGCCGTCGTCCAGACGGGCAGCTTCGAAAAGGCCGCCGGCGTCCTCAACGTGACGCCCTCGGCCGTCTCCCAGCGGGTGAAGCAGCTCGAGGAACGGCTCGGCGTCGTCCTGATCGCCAGGGGAAATCCCTGCACCGCGACGGAGAAGGGAGAATGGCTCTGCCGTCATATGGAGAATGTCGGCATGCTCGAAGGCGAGTTGCTCGCGCACCTGCCTGCCCTCGTCGGTCCGGGCGAACGGCGGCAAAGGGTGACACTGAACATTGCGACAAGCGCCGACAGCCTCGGAACCTGGTTCGTCGCGGCGGTCTCGAACTTCGCCAAGCGCTCGCCCTACCTGCTGAACATCGCCCTCGACGACGAGGACCATACCGCCGAATGGCTGCAAAAGGGGCGAGTGATTGCCGCCGTCACCAGTCTGGAAAAGCCGATCCAAGGGTGCCGGCGTGTGTCTCTCGGCACGCTCCGCTATCATGCGACGGCGAGCCCCGACTTCGTTGCCCGGCACTTTACTGAGGGCGTCACGCCGGAAGCGATAACCAGTGCGCCGGCCCTTACGTTCAATCAGAAGGACAGGCTGCAAAGCCGGTGGATCCGCCAGGCGCTCGGGGAAGAGCTGACCTATCCGACCCACTGGCTGCCGTCGACGCAAGGCTTCCTCGAGGCGAGTCTTGCGGGCATGGGCTGGGCGATGAATCCGATACAGCTTGCGCGCGACCATCTGGAGTCCGGCCGACTGGTCGAGCTGATCCCCGGCACGCCGTTGGACGTTCCCTTGTACTGGCAGATCAACCGCCTTGCCGCCGACCGGCTGACCGAGCTCACGCGCGAGGTCACTCTGGTCGCCAAGCACAGCCTACTGCATTGA